The stretch of DNA TGCTGGTGGAGGGCAGTTATATCCCGCCGCGCGTGGATGTGGTGAGCCACAACTCTGTGATTGGCTGGAAGGATATGGTTGAGCGTCTGGATCGCATCTTCGAGCGTGCCGCCGAACGTCAAAAAGAGGAGTAAATCATGCGCAAAACCCTGCATATGCTGCTGCTGGGCGCCACGCTGTTTGTGGCCGCCTGCGTGACTGTGAATATCTATTTTCCCGCCCCGGCCATGCAAGAGGCCGCCGAACGCATTGTGCAGGAGGTGTGGGGAGATGATCCCGCAGGCGGCAAATCGCCTGAGCAGGGCGCTAAACCCGACGCCAAGCCCGGCAGCGGCGCGCTGTTGCTGCGCAACATGGTGGTGACCGCCGCCAACTGGATGATTCCGTCAGCCAACGCCCAGAGCGCCGATATCAATGTCTCGACTGCCGCCATTCGAGCTGTAAAGGATCGCATTCACGCCCGCGCCGACCAACTCAGACCCTACCTGGATCGCGGCGTGGTGGGGATTCTCGCCAATGGCGATCTGGTCCTGCGCGATCCCGGCTCCATCAGTCTGCGCGAGCGCAGCATCGTTGAGCGCCTGGTGGCGTTGGAGAATCAGGATCGCGCCGCGCTCTATCGGGAGATTGCCCAAGCCAATGGCCATCCCGACTGGCAGGGGAGCATTCGCGACGTTTTCGCCCAGAAGTGGCGTGGGCAAGCCCGTGGTGGTTGGTGGGTGCAGCAGGATGGTATGTGGTTGAGAAAGTGACGTTTGAGAAAAAAATGTGGGCACAGCAACAAAAATGTTGCTGTGCTGGAAATAGTCGCGTAGTATCCCTTCGCAAATGGGTCGCATGAACGCTTCGTCACACAGTTCGGCGACCTGCACTGAAATCACATATGCGATTACCCCATAGGAGTGGCAGGCATGGCTCAGATCACTTTGAAAGGCAACCCCATCAACACCTCCGGCGAGCTGCCCAGCGTGGGTTCGGCTGCGCCCGAGTTCTCTTTGACCAAGTCCGACCTCTCCGATGTGAGCCTGAAGGACTTCGCCGGCAAGAAGGTGGTTCTGAACATCTTCCCCAGCATCGACACCGCCGTGTGCGCCGCCTCCGTGCGTCACTTCAACGCCGATGTGGACAAAATGGACGGCGCGGTGGTGCTGTGCATCTCCATGGACCTGCCCTTCGCCCACTCCCGCTTCTGCGGCGCTGAGGGGCTGGAGAGCGTGACCTCCTGCTCCGA from Magnetofaba australis IT-1 encodes:
- a CDS encoding YdbL family protein produces the protein MRKTLHMLLLGATLFVAACVTVNIYFPAPAMQEAAERIVQEVWGDDPAGGKSPEQGAKPDAKPGSGALLLRNMVVTAANWMIPSANAQSADINVSTAAIRAVKDRIHARADQLRPYLDRGVVGILANGDLVLRDPGSISLRERSIVERLVALENQDRAALYREIAQANGHPDWQGSIRDVFAQKWRGQARGGWWVQQDGMWLRK
- the tpx gene encoding thiol peroxidase gives rise to the protein MAQITLKGNPINTSGELPSVGSAAPEFSLTKSDLSDVSLKDFAGKKVVLNIFPSIDTAVCAASVRHFNADVDKMDGAVVLCISMDLPFAHSRFCGAEGLESVTSCSEMHKRGFAEDYGVRIVDGPLAGLMARAVVIVDESGKVIYTQQVPEIVEEPDYEAALKALA